The Parus major isolate Abel chromosome 24, Parus_major1.1, whole genome shotgun sequence genome contains a region encoding:
- the MSANTD2 gene encoding myb/SANT-like DNA-binding domain-containing protein 2 isoform X2 — MQKYTLRRCYSRVKEHGVGKRKSSYTFEQLEQVFGQGGWDSQPCQPVLINSSGLYQELESDGSTMEEYSQEDWGNHSQDLHCYQTGEQELDEMPTTKRTLKIKQESSEDTQKRDVMQNIMQILESVQLKWELFQSWTDFSRLHLSNKLAIFGIGYNTRWKEDIRYHYAEISSQVPLGKRLREYFNSEKPEGRVIMTRVQKMNWKNVYYKFLEITISEARCLELHMEIDWIPIAHSKPTGGNVVQYLLPGGIPKSPGLYAIGYEECHEKLPSPLAEHRAPDPGTETPGELEVPSPQASLRVDMESARIIYCYLGIAEVRTLQQCLFLHFQANTKTFSKDWVGINAFLSQNCVVEPGVSPKSIYIKFVEVERDFLSAGSLVECLEKAIGYPLKFNN, encoded by the exons ATGCAAAAATAT ACCCTCCGCAGGTGCTACAGCCGCGTGAAGGAGCACGGCGTTggcaagaggaaaagcagctacACGTTTgaacagctggagcaggtgtttgggcagggaggatgggactcccagccctgccagcccgTGCTCATCAACAGCAGTGGCTTGTACCAGGAGCTGGAGTCAGATGGCAGCACCATGGAGGAATACTCTCAGGAGGACTGGGGAAACCACAGTCAGGATCTTCACTGCTACCAGACTGGCGAGCAGGAGTTGG ATGAAATGCCTACCACGAAAAGAACATTAAAGATAAAACAGGAATCTTCAGAAGACACACA GAAGCGTGACGTCATGCAGAACATTATGCAAATCTTGGAGTCGGTCCAGTTGAAGTGGGAGCTGTTTCAGAGCTGGACGGACTTCTCCAGGCTCCACCTTTCTAACAAACTGGCCATTTTTGGCATTGGGTACAACACCCGCTGGAAGGAGGATATCCGTTACCACTACGCAGAGATCAGCTCCCAGGTGCCCCTCGGCAAGCGGCTCCGGGAATATTTCAACTCGGAGAAACCGGAGGGTCGGGTGATCATGACCCGAGTACAGAAAATGAactggaaaaatgtttattacAAATTCCTGGAGATCACCATCAGCGAAGCCAGATGCTTGGAGCTGCACATGGAGATCGACTGGATTCCCATCGCTCACTCCAAACCCACTGGAGGGAACGTGGTGCAGTATTTATTACCAGGAGGGATCCCCAAAAGCCCTGGCCTGTACGCCATTGGATATGAGGAGTGCCACGAGAAACTCCCCTCCCCTCTGGCCGAGCACCGGGCACCCGACCCCGGCACTGAGACTCCAGGGGAGCTCGAGGTCCCCTCGCCACAGGCCTCCCTTCGGGTGGATATGGAATCTGCCCGGATTATCTACTGTTACCTCGGCATCGCCGAGGTCCGGACTCTCCAGCAGTGCCTGTTTTTACACTTCCAGGCAAACACCAAAACCTTCAGCAAAGATTGGGTCGGGATCAACGCCTTTTTATCTCAGAACTGCGTCGTAGAGCCCGGTGTCTCACCCAAATCCATCTACATCAAATTTGTGGAAGTGGAGAGGGATTTTCTGTCTGCCGGCTCTTTGGTAGAGTGCCTGGAAAAAGCCATCGGGTACCCCTTAAAATTTAACAACTGA
- the MSANTD2 gene encoding myb/SANT-like DNA-binding domain-containing protein 2 isoform X1, translating into MAAPCGSSQLPPAEPPLRVPKMEVLSPGSPGALSDGNPSLSDPSTPSGASPLGAGPAAGGAALGARGGASPSVSFSPGGAAAAAAAAACRGMSWTPAETNALIAVWGNERLVEARYQQLEGAGTVFGSKAPGPAMYERVSRALAELGYERTPSQCRERIKTLRRCYSRVKEHGVGKRKSSYTFEQLEQVFGQGGWDSQPCQPVLINSSGLYQELESDGSTMEEYSQEDWGNHSQDLHCYQTGEQELDEMPTTKRTLKIKQESSEDTQKRDVMQNIMQILESVQLKWELFQSWTDFSRLHLSNKLAIFGIGYNTRWKEDIRYHYAEISSQVPLGKRLREYFNSEKPEGRVIMTRVQKMNWKNVYYKFLEITISEARCLELHMEIDWIPIAHSKPTGGNVVQYLLPGGIPKSPGLYAIGYEECHEKLPSPLAEHRAPDPGTETPGELEVPSPQASLRVDMESARIIYCYLGIAEVRTLQQCLFLHFQANTKTFSKDWVGINAFLSQNCVVEPGVSPKSIYIKFVEVERDFLSAGSLVECLEKAIGYPLKFNN; encoded by the exons ATGGCGGCGCCCTGCGGCTCCTCGCAGCTCCCGCCGGCCGAGCCACCGCTCCGCGTCCCCAAGATGGAGGTGCTGTCGCCGGGCTCACCGGGCGCGCTCAGCGACGGCAACCCCAGCCTGTCCGACCCCTCCACGCCCAGCGGCGCCTCCCCGCTgggcgcggggccggcggcCGGCGGGGCCGCGCTGGGCGCTCGCGGCGGGGCCTCGCCCTCCGTCTCCTTCTCGCCTGGCGGcgccgccgcggccgccgcggccgccgcctGCCGCGGGATGTCCTGGACGCCGGCGGAGACCAACGCGCTGATCGCCGTGTGGGGCAATGAGCGGCTGGTGGAGGCGCGGTaccagcagctggagggtgCGGGCACCGTGTTCGGCAGCAAAGCGCCCGGGCCCGCCATGTACGAGCGCGTCTCCCGCGCCCTGGCCGAGCTGGGCTACGAGCGCACCCCGTCCCAGTGCCGGGAGCGCATCAAG ACCCTCCGCAGGTGCTACAGCCGCGTGAAGGAGCACGGCGTTggcaagaggaaaagcagctacACGTTTgaacagctggagcaggtgtttgggcagggaggatgggactcccagccctgccagcccgTGCTCATCAACAGCAGTGGCTTGTACCAGGAGCTGGAGTCAGATGGCAGCACCATGGAGGAATACTCTCAGGAGGACTGGGGAAACCACAGTCAGGATCTTCACTGCTACCAGACTGGCGAGCAGGAGTTGG ATGAAATGCCTACCACGAAAAGAACATTAAAGATAAAACAGGAATCTTCAGAAGACACACA GAAGCGTGACGTCATGCAGAACATTATGCAAATCTTGGAGTCGGTCCAGTTGAAGTGGGAGCTGTTTCAGAGCTGGACGGACTTCTCCAGGCTCCACCTTTCTAACAAACTGGCCATTTTTGGCATTGGGTACAACACCCGCTGGAAGGAGGATATCCGTTACCACTACGCAGAGATCAGCTCCCAGGTGCCCCTCGGCAAGCGGCTCCGGGAATATTTCAACTCGGAGAAACCGGAGGGTCGGGTGATCATGACCCGAGTACAGAAAATGAactggaaaaatgtttattacAAATTCCTGGAGATCACCATCAGCGAAGCCAGATGCTTGGAGCTGCACATGGAGATCGACTGGATTCCCATCGCTCACTCCAAACCCACTGGAGGGAACGTGGTGCAGTATTTATTACCAGGAGGGATCCCCAAAAGCCCTGGCCTGTACGCCATTGGATATGAGGAGTGCCACGAGAAACTCCCCTCCCCTCTGGCCGAGCACCGGGCACCCGACCCCGGCACTGAGACTCCAGGGGAGCTCGAGGTCCCCTCGCCACAGGCCTCCCTTCGGGTGGATATGGAATCTGCCCGGATTATCTACTGTTACCTCGGCATCGCCGAGGTCCGGACTCTCCAGCAGTGCCTGTTTTTACACTTCCAGGCAAACACCAAAACCTTCAGCAAAGATTGGGTCGGGATCAACGCCTTTTTATCTCAGAACTGCGTCGTAGAGCCCGGTGTCTCACCCAAATCCATCTACATCAAATTTGTGGAAGTGGAGAGGGATTTTCTGTCTGCCGGCTCTTTGGTAGAGTGCCTGGAAAAAGCCATCGGGTACCCCTTAAAATTTAACAACTGA
- the MSANTD2 gene encoding myb/SANT-like DNA-binding domain-containing protein 2 isoform X3 — MAAPCGSSQLPPAEPPLRVPKMEVLSPGSPGALSDGNPSLSDPSTPSGASPLGAGPAAGGAALGARGGASPSVSFSPGGAAAAAAAAACRGMSWTPAETNALIAVWGNERLVEARYQQLEGAGTVFGSKAPGPAMYERVSRALAELGYERTPSQCRERIKTLRRCYSRVKEHGVGKRKSSYTFEQLEQVFGQGGWDSQPCQPVLINSSGLYQELESDGSTMEEYSQEDWGNHSQDLHCYQTGEQELDEMPTTKRTLKIKQESSEDTQTAEKLHNSVSPWLCHSANEMELTTWT, encoded by the exons ATGGCGGCGCCCTGCGGCTCCTCGCAGCTCCCGCCGGCCGAGCCACCGCTCCGCGTCCCCAAGATGGAGGTGCTGTCGCCGGGCTCACCGGGCGCGCTCAGCGACGGCAACCCCAGCCTGTCCGACCCCTCCACGCCCAGCGGCGCCTCCCCGCTgggcgcggggccggcggcCGGCGGGGCCGCGCTGGGCGCTCGCGGCGGGGCCTCGCCCTCCGTCTCCTTCTCGCCTGGCGGcgccgccgcggccgccgcggccgccgcctGCCGCGGGATGTCCTGGACGCCGGCGGAGACCAACGCGCTGATCGCCGTGTGGGGCAATGAGCGGCTGGTGGAGGCGCGGTaccagcagctggagggtgCGGGCACCGTGTTCGGCAGCAAAGCGCCCGGGCCCGCCATGTACGAGCGCGTCTCCCGCGCCCTGGCCGAGCTGGGCTACGAGCGCACCCCGTCCCAGTGCCGGGAGCGCATCAAG ACCCTCCGCAGGTGCTACAGCCGCGTGAAGGAGCACGGCGTTggcaagaggaaaagcagctacACGTTTgaacagctggagcaggtgtttgggcagggaggatgggactcccagccctgccagcccgTGCTCATCAACAGCAGTGGCTTGTACCAGGAGCTGGAGTCAGATGGCAGCACCATGGAGGAATACTCTCAGGAGGACTGGGGAAACCACAGTCAGGATCTTCACTGCTACCAGACTGGCGAGCAGGAGTTGG ATGAAATGCCTACCACGAAAAGAACATTAAAGATAAAACAGGAATCTTCAGAAGACACACA AACAGCTGAAAAGCTTCACAACTCTGTTTCTCCTTGGCTTTGCCATTCAGCAAATGAAATGGAACTTACTACATGGACATGA
- the MSANTD2 gene encoding myb/SANT-like DNA-binding domain-containing protein 2 isoform X4 translates to MAAPCGSSQLPPAEPPLRVPKMEVLSPGSPGALSDGNPSLSDPSTPSGASPLGAGPAAGGAALGARGGASPSVSFSPGGAAAAAAAAACRGMSWTPAETNALIAVWGNERLVEARYQQLEGAGTVFGSKAPGPAMYERVSRALAELGYERTPSQCRERIKTLRRCYSRVKEHGVGKRKSSYTFEQLEQVFGQGGWDSQPCQPVLINSSGLYQELESDGSTMEEYSQEDWGNHSQDLHCYQTGEQELDEMPTTKRTLKIKQESSEDTHK, encoded by the exons ATGGCGGCGCCCTGCGGCTCCTCGCAGCTCCCGCCGGCCGAGCCACCGCTCCGCGTCCCCAAGATGGAGGTGCTGTCGCCGGGCTCACCGGGCGCGCTCAGCGACGGCAACCCCAGCCTGTCCGACCCCTCCACGCCCAGCGGCGCCTCCCCGCTgggcgcggggccggcggcCGGCGGGGCCGCGCTGGGCGCTCGCGGCGGGGCCTCGCCCTCCGTCTCCTTCTCGCCTGGCGGcgccgccgcggccgccgcggccgccgcctGCCGCGGGATGTCCTGGACGCCGGCGGAGACCAACGCGCTGATCGCCGTGTGGGGCAATGAGCGGCTGGTGGAGGCGCGGTaccagcagctggagggtgCGGGCACCGTGTTCGGCAGCAAAGCGCCCGGGCCCGCCATGTACGAGCGCGTCTCCCGCGCCCTGGCCGAGCTGGGCTACGAGCGCACCCCGTCCCAGTGCCGGGAGCGCATCAAG ACCCTCCGCAGGTGCTACAGCCGCGTGAAGGAGCACGGCGTTggcaagaggaaaagcagctacACGTTTgaacagctggagcaggtgtttgggcagggaggatgggactcccagccctgccagcccgTGCTCATCAACAGCAGTGGCTTGTACCAGGAGCTGGAGTCAGATGGCAGCACCATGGAGGAATACTCTCAGGAGGACTGGGGAAACCACAGTCAGGATCTTCACTGCTACCAGACTGGCGAGCAGGAGTTGG ATGAAATGCCTACCACGAAAAGAACATTAAAGATAAAACAGGAATCTTCAGAAGACACACA CAAATGA